Proteins encoded by one window of Elaeis guineensis isolate ETL-2024a chromosome 12, EG11, whole genome shotgun sequence:
- the LOC105061334 gene encoding gluconokinase isoform X2, with amino-acid sequence MTGLAIVIMGVSGSGKSTVAQMLAKSLSCRFVEADDFHSQKNKEKMRNGDPLSDTDRFPWLEALRDAIRKNINDGEIVTLACSALQKKYRDILRSADQDYKPGNYPNCRVKFVCLEAPVEVLADRMKRRSEAGKHFMPVSLLQSQLDLLQIDEAEGIAKADATTSLEAIVNAVFVLLRTT; translated from the exons GATTAGCAATTGTGATCATGGGGGTCAGCGGCTCCGGCAAATC gaCGGTTGCTCAGATGCTTGCAAAGTCATTAAGCTGCAGGTTTGTTGAAGCTGATGACTTCCACTCTCAGAAAAATAAAG AAAAGATGAGAAATGGGGATCCACTTTCGGATACAGACCGATTTCCTTGGCTTGAAGCACTTCGCGATGCCATTAGAAAGAACATAAATGATGGTGAAATTGTAACTCTTGCTTGTTCAGCACTGCAAAAGAAGTACAGAGATATCCTGAGGTCAGCAGACCAAGATTACAAGCCTGGTAATTACCCTAACTGTAGGGTGAAATTTGTATGTTTGGAGGCTCCAGTGGAAGTACTTGCTGATAGGATGAAGAGAAGGTCTGAGGCAGGGAAGCACTTCATGCCTGTGAGCCTGCTACAGTCACAGTTGGATTTGCTTCAAATTGACGAGGCTGAGGGAATTGCAAAGGCTGATGCCACCACGAGCCTTGAGGCCATTGTTAATGCAGTTTTCGTTCTTTTGAGGACAACATGA
- the LOC105061334 gene encoding gluconokinase isoform X1, with amino-acid sequence MQFSDILVPWLGVVPLHSHSRMAAVPPCVLKPARQNAIRLSQLLPPDASVSPLLSISRYAWFYVQRKLYSELSIFPLRDCWLSSLAASMASNPKDRGLAIVIMGVSGSGKSTVAQMLAKSLSCRFVEADDFHSQKNKEKMRNGDPLSDTDRFPWLEALRDAIRKNINDGEIVTLACSALQKKYRDILRSADQDYKPGNYPNCRVKFVCLEAPVEVLADRMKRRSEAGKHFMPVSLLQSQLDLLQIDEAEGIAKADATTSLEAIVNAVFVLLRTT; translated from the exons ATGCAGTTCAGTGACATCTTGGTTCCATGGTTGGGTGTCGTACCGTTACATTCCCATTCACGAATGGCGGCCGTCCCTCCTTGCGTCCTAAAGCCGGCACGTCAGAACGCTATCAGGCTCTCCCAACTTCTCCCTCCCGACGCTTCCGTCTCTCCccttctctctatctctcgataTGCCTGGTTCTACGTGCAGCGCAAGCTTTATAGTGAGCTCTCCATTTTCCCTCTTCGTGATTGCTGGCTTTCAAGCTTAGCCGCCTCCATGGCTTCGAACCCCAAAGACCGAG GATTAGCAATTGTGATCATGGGGGTCAGCGGCTCCGGCAAATC gaCGGTTGCTCAGATGCTTGCAAAGTCATTAAGCTGCAGGTTTGTTGAAGCTGATGACTTCCACTCTCAGAAAAATAAAG AAAAGATGAGAAATGGGGATCCACTTTCGGATACAGACCGATTTCCTTGGCTTGAAGCACTTCGCGATGCCATTAGAAAGAACATAAATGATGGTGAAATTGTAACTCTTGCTTGTTCAGCACTGCAAAAGAAGTACAGAGATATCCTGAGGTCAGCAGACCAAGATTACAAGCCTGGTAATTACCCTAACTGTAGGGTGAAATTTGTATGTTTGGAGGCTCCAGTGGAAGTACTTGCTGATAGGATGAAGAGAAGGTCTGAGGCAGGGAAGCACTTCATGCCTGTGAGCCTGCTACAGTCACAGTTGGATTTGCTTCAAATTGACGAGGCTGAGGGAATTGCAAAGGCTGATGCCACCACGAGCCTTGAGGCCATTGTTAATGCAGTTTTCGTTCTTTTGAGGACAACATGA